ACGGGCAATCACGACCGCATCCTGCCCGACAGCATCGGCGGGCAGGTGGTCGAGGAGATGGCGCTCGGCTCGCTCACCCTGCGCCACGAGCCGGCGGCGGGCGAGCAGGCGGAAATCGCCGGCCATCTGCATCCCGTCGGCAAGGTGGTGATGCGCGGCCGCGCCACCCGGCGGCGCTGCTTCCTCACGGACGGTCAGCGCTGCGTCATGCCGGCGCTCGGCGCCTATGCGGGCGGCTTGAACGCCTGCGACGCCGCCTTCAAGCCGCTCTTCCCGAAAGGCTTCACCGCGCATCTCATCGGCACCGAACGGATCTTCGCGATTGCCCGGGCGATGCTCTGCCGGGATTGAGCGACGCAAGCCCTCTTGCTGTTGCAGTGGTCACCCGGTCTTCTTCACCACGGGCGCCTCGGAGAAACGGGCCTGCCTCGGCGCGAGCTCGTGGCCCTGCGGCTCGGTGAGAAGGCTGTAAAGCTCCGGCCGTCGGCCGCGAATCCAGCGCCGGCCTGTGGCGAGCGGCAGGAGGCCGAGGTCGAGATCGGCCACGACAAGGGCATCCTGCGCTTTCCAGGTCTCGTTGATGATGCGGCCGTAGCAATCGATGATCATGGCGTTGCCGGTGCGCACCTCGCCGTCGTCCTCGCCGACGCCGTTGGCGAACAGCAGGAAATAGCCGTTGTCGTGGGCACGGGCGGGCAGCCAGCGCAGCAGCCATTCGCGCCCTTTTGGCCCACGGAACTCGGCTTCGATGGCTTCGGGATCGTTGTGGCGGTTCTCCCAGAGGGCAGGGTCGATGAGGCCCATCGCCTGGGGACTGCGGGAATGGCAGCCGCCGGTCTGGTGCGGCGCCATGACGATGTCGGCGCCGAGAAGGGCGGTGGCGCGGGCGTTCTCCACGAGGTTGTTGTCCCAGCAGATGAGCACGCCGACCTTCACGCCGAAAGGAGTGTCGAAGACCGTGTAGCTGTCGCCGCTGGCGATGTCGTCACTCTCGAAGGCGTGAAGCTTGCGGTGGCGGTGAACCTGTCCGTCGGGCAGGCAGACCACATAGGTGTTGAACAGGCGCCCGTCGTCTCCGCGCTCGATCAGTCCGACGCCGATGACCATGTCATGGCGCTTCGAGAGTTCGAGGATGGCCTGCGTGGATGGACCGGACGGCACGGGTTCCGCAAGCTGCTCCAGCCGCTCGCGTCCCAGATTGCGAACGTGCCAGTAGCCGGTGAGGCACATCTCCGGGAAAGCCAGGATCTTGACCTGCGCCTCGGCGGCTTCCCGGGCGAAGCGCTCCACCACCGACATGTTGTAGCCCTTGTCATCCGCCTTGTGATGGAACTGAACCGTTCCACACCGGAGCATCATGGTGCACCCCTTGTTCCTGCCGTCGACAGGATTGCCTGCCTGTCCTGCGTCGTAAAGGGGGATGCGCGCCTATTCAGTCCCGCCGGAAGATCGTGCTGGCGAGCCAGCCGAAGAAGAGCGCGATGGCGGCCGTGGTCAGGCCGTAGGCGAGCGACCAGTCGCGGGCGATGACGCCGACCTGCTCCTCGAAGCCGGTCTTGACCAATTCGAAATGGGTCTGCGTGCGGGCCAGGATCACGGTGTCGGCGAAGAGCGTCACGTCGACGTCGTAATTGCCGGGCGGCGCCGTCGCCGGCAGCGCGATGGCCGCGCGAAAGATCTCGGGCGTCAGGAACGTCACGCCGCGCTCGTCCTCCAGATAGAGGCCTTCCTCCGCCTTGAGCCGGTACAGCGCATCCCGGAACGGCTGGTCAGCGCCCCCCCGCGCGAGGGTGAAATCGCCGGAATTGATGACGGCGCCCAGGCCGATCTTCTGGCGCTGGCGCAACTGGTCGCTCGTGATCTCCGTGATAGGCCGGGAGCTGAGCACGTTCAGGTAGGACGGCGCCGTCGGGAATTTCTGCTGATCCTGGTTGATCCAGACGGGACCGAGCCGCTCCTTTTCGCGCACGGTGAGGAACTGGCGCGGGCCGCGCACGGTCACGACGATGTCGTAGCCCGTGGCGCGGGCGATGGTTTGCGCGTCCCGCTCGATGGCGCCGAACACGGCAATCTGCGTACCCGTATAATTCGAGTTGATCAGGACCCGATGGTTCGACAGCGAGGTGATCAGGGTTTCCGCGCGGGCGCAGGCCATCGTGGCGAGAAGGATCAGGAGGGCGCCGGCGAGCCTCACGTGCGCACCTCCTGCACCGTGATGGAGAACGGCTCCTCCGGCTTCATCACCAGTTCGAGGCCGAAGCGCAGGCCCACCGCCAGCAGCAGGATGGCGAGCAGGAAGCGGAACAGCTCCGCCCGCAGGTGGCGGCCCATGCGCGCGCCGAACTGCGCGCCGAACACGCCGCCGACGATGAGCAGGATCGCCAGGACCATGTCGACGGCCTGGTTCGTCACCGCATGGAGAATGAGGGCGACCAGGGTCGTGCAGACGATCTGGAACTGGGAGGTGCCCACGACCACGTTGGTCGGCACCCGGAAGACGTAGAGCAGGGCCGGCACCACGATGAAGCCGCCGCCGATGCCGAGCAGCGCGCCGGCAAAGCCGATGAACAGCGACAGCCCGACGATCGGGATGATGCTCACATAGAGCTTGGACCGGTAGAAGCGCATGCGCAGGGGCCAGCCGAGATAGGGTGCATGCTCGCCGGCCCTGCGCCGCGGGCGCACAGCGCCGCCCTTCCGGCGGCTCCAGAACTCCCGGATGCTCTCCTTGAGCATCAGGCTGCCCACGATGGTGAACAGCGTCACGTAGGAGACGACGATGACGAGGTCGAGCTGGCCGGCCCGCCGCGCCGCCGCGAAGAACCACACGCCCAGGGCCGAGCCGACGAAGCCGCCCGCGACCAGGATGGCGCCGAGCTTATGGTCGAGGGCGTTGCGGCGCAGCGCGCCGAGCACGCTCGTGGTGGAGGAGGCAACGATCTGGGCCGATTGCGTCGCCACCGCGACGGCCGGAGGGATGCCGAGGAAGATCAGGAGCGGCGTCATCAGAAAGCCGCCGCCGATGCCGAAAAGGCCCGAAATGAAACCGACCGCCGCACCCATCCCCAGAATGAGAAGAACGCTCACAGGCATCTCGGCGATCGGCAAATAGATTTGCACCCCGGTTCCCCCAATGGCCGGTGCAGCCATGTCGTTGTTACAGCATCATGCAGGCGATGTAACGGTCATGTTCTGAACGGAAGATGACAAAGCCCGCGTGCCGTCAACTCCGGTTGCCAGGAGTTCGATCCAGAACGGCGGTCTGGCCCTGGGCCGCGCCCGGCGGCTTGTTCGCGACAGGGTCGGCGGTCCGCGGGCGCCAGAGTTCGAGAGCGGCCTTGGCGGCCTTGATCTCGGCCTGGCTCATGAACACGGCGATCTCCTCGCGCTTCTGCCCGGCTTCCGGGTCGCCCTGGTCTGCGGCAAGGGAGAACCACCGATAGGCCTTGGAGCGATCGGGCCTTGCCCCGATGCCGCGGGCGAGCAGGACGCCCAGGTTGTACTGGCTGTCCCGCAGGCCGTATTCCGCAGCCTCCGCGTACCAGCGCAGAGCGGCGGCATAGTCCGGCTTGCCGTTCTTGCCCGAGGCGAGGACAGTGGCGAGGTTGTGCATGGCGCGGATGTTGCCGCCCAGGGCCGCACGCTCGTACCAGAAGGCGGCCTGCTTGAGATCGAGCGGAACGCCTTCGCCCTTTTCATGCATCATGGCGAGCCGTTCCTGGGCAGGGGGCAGGCCCGCTTGGGCAACGCGCTCGAAGAGACGGGCTGCGGCTTTCGCGTCCCTTGCCATGCCGCGGCCTTCCGCGGCCCGCGACGCGAGCTCATAAAGCGCCGCCGCATCGCCGGACAAGGCCGCGTGCTGCAGCGCTGCGGGCGTATCGGCGGGGATGCCGTCGATGGTCGCGGGATCGACCAGGAATTGCCCGGCCGGCACGGGGTCGGAGGGGATGGAGCCCGTGGCGAGGCTGGACGACTGGAAAAGATTCGTCTCTTCGGCTGCCGGGGGATTGCCCGCCTCGTCGGCTCGCATTGCCGGTGCTGGCTGCGCCGGCGCCTGCACGCTCGCCGGCACCAGCGACAGGTCCTGCAGGTTTTGGGTGACGGACAGGATCTGGTAGGTGCCTGCGGCCAGGATCAGGAAGGCGAGCCCGAAGAGAAGCGGACGTCGCCGGTTGTCGAGGCTCCGGCGCAGGCGCTCGAAGAAGGATCCGGGAGGAGGCAGGAAATCGTCGGATTCCGGCTCTTCCGTGTCGGCGAATTTCGCCTCCCAGGATGACGCCCTTGCGGCGGGCTGCAGTTCCGGTGCCGTGTTCTGCACGGCCCGTCGCGCCGCGGCGATGAAGTCGGCGCGCACGGTTCCGAGATCGGGTTCGGGAGCAACGTCCGGAGCCTGCGCCATGGACGGTTCCCGGGAGATTTTGTCCAGGGGCGCCGGAGCGGTTTCTTCGATCTGAGTCAGGGTGGCGGCATGGAGCCTGCGCACGGCCGCTTCCAGGCGGTCCGCGGGCTGCAACGGTTCGACACCCAGGCTCGGCGACGATCCGACCGCGCCGGCAATGGAGATCGCGGTCTCGTTCGGCAGGCGGGAGACGAGCGCCTCCAGCGCATCGTGAACGGCGCGCAGGGTTTCCTGCGTCTTCCTGTCGGAGCGGTTGTGCAGCGCCTTCAGCTCGACGAAGCCATGCTTGAGCACATCGAGATCGCCGGTCGCCGGCAGGGAAGGGCGGATGTCGTTCAGCACCGTCCGGGCGGCACGCTCGGCAATGCCGACCGCTTCGTCCTGAAGGCTCCTGAGATGCCCGGTCGCTTCGGTCAGGACCGTGTGCAGAGCCTCCCCGGGCACCTGCTCGAAGCGCTCGGTCAGGGTTCTGATCTGACGCTCGAGGTTATCGAGGCCCGCAGGGTGAGGCGGCGTCCGCTCGAGCTTCTCGTCGATGGAGCGGAGCATCTGCGCCATGCCGGTGGCATCAGGCTGCCGGGCGAGTTCGCGCAGTTCCTGCTCGATGCGGTCGAAGCGCCGCATCAGAGGCTCATGAGAGGCCGTCTCCCGTTCGGCAACGGCGTCGATCCGCGAGGTCAGCCGCTCGATGGTCCCGGTGAGTGTCTCGCTGCCGCCGACGCGGCTCTCCGACAGGTTCGCCATCCGCTCGGTCAGAAGCGCGAGTTGCGCGCTGATCGGGGCGAGATCGGTCGAGACGGGATCCGGTCGGCGCACGAGCGCGTCGATACGCCGGCTCAAGGTCTCCAGCTGCTCGGGAACCTTGCTCGTCTCCTGCGCGGTGGCGGTGACGTAGAGGGCCGAGCAGACATCGTCGAGGGACGTCTTGAGGGCGGTGAAATCGCTTTTGCTCACCTGGTGGAGGCGAAGTTCCGAAAGCTGGCGGCTGATCGTCCCGATGTCGTCCGAGAGCCGGGCGATCTGCTGCGGTTCGGCCCGATGCGCCAGATCCTGGCGCATGTCGACGATCTGGCCGCTCAGGAAATCGACGACGGAGCGGTCGACGCCCGTGGAAGCCAACGCGTCGATCTTGCCCTTGATTTGGTCGATCTCGCGGCCGATGCGCCGGTGCAGGCCGTCGCTGACGTCTTCCGAAAGGGACTGGACCTGCTCGTAGAGCACGGTGATCGAGCTGGCGAGGGTCCGCAGATCCTTCGTGGTCGGCCCTTGTTCGAGCTCCTTGCCGATGGAGCCGAGGGCTGCACCGAGAGCCGCGATCTCGTCGCGGGTCGCCAGGCTTTCGATGCCTGCGCGCAATCCGTCGATCTCGGTCCTGATGCCCTCGACGGCGGGGGCCCAGAAAGAATGGGGCTGCTCGAGATGTGCCGTGAGGCGGGACATGTCCGCCCGCAGGCCGGTCAGCGTCTCGGACACGGGAGCGAGCGCCTTGAGCGCTTCCTCCATGGGGAATTCGATGCGGGCCGGCGAGGCCCGTTCCGCGGTCACCTTGCGTTCGACCGAGTCGAGGCGGTTCTTCAACGAGGCCAGAGCCTGGGACAGCACGGCGGCGATCCGGTCCTGCTGGTCCGCAGAGCCGCGGGTCGCCTCATTCAGGCGGATCTCGGCCTGCTCGATCCAATGGGCCATGGACTCGAGAGCAATCGCGGTTTGCGCAGCCTGGTCCTTGGCCTGGCGCTCGCCCTCCTGGGCCACGGCAGCCATCAGGGATTCATAATCCTGCCTGGATGGGGATCGGGGCGAAGGAGACACCCGGGGGATCACGCTGTCGAGATCGCTCCCGGCTCTCCGAGGTGAGGAGACCGGCTTGCCCTGTGCCCCTTCGAGGACGGAGGCGGTCCATTCGTCAAGGCTCATGCCGGCCCGGCGGGCCGCGGCGGCAATCAGCTCGCGGGCGTTGAGGTCCAGGTCGCTCGGTCTCGAGAAGACGGGTCGTCTCATGATGGGACTCGCGGGGGGTACTCGTGAACTGGTGTGGCTGGCCTGGCCCCGTGCCGGTGCTCGCCTGGCGGGCCAAGCGCCCGAAAGAGGCGAATCACGCCGCTTCCAAACCCTTTGCCCGACGTCGCAACTTTTGTCCGTCGTAGTAAAAAACTCGTTAAGGATAGGGAGTTAGCGGCAACGATATCCGCTGCTGGGCGGGTGCCGTTAGGTCATGTGCGAGGAGGGGCGCCCTTTGCCTCTGCGGAACAGCCTTGATGCAATACTCTTGCAAGATAACGAAAATGTGTTCTATTATTTCGTTACGAAAGGATACGTGCTGGGCCACAGATCCTCTGACAATAACAATCGATGGGGCGTTCCATGAATCAGTTTCTAATCACTCCGAATGTCGACGAGACCGGAGAGGGTACGAAATCCTACACGATCGGCGATCTCGCGCGCGAGTTCGGAGTGACCCTCCGGACCCTGCGCTTCTATGAGGACCGCGGTCTCCTGTCCCCGCGCCGGGACGGGACGGCGCGCATCTACGACGCCCGCGATCGCGAGCGTCTTTCCGTTATCCTCAAGGGCAAGCAGCTCGGCTTCACGCTCACCGAGATCCGCGCCATGGTGGCCGAGGAGCGGTCGGGCGCCGGGGCGGCCATGAACCTCAAGCTCTCGCTCGATCAGATCGAAAGCCAGATTCAGCATCTCGAACAGCAGAAGAAGGAGATCGAGGAGGCCTTGGCCGAGCTCCAGGCGCGCCGCGCCGGCCTCGCCGCCGCCGCCTGAGCGGCCAGCGCTCTCTGCAAAACTCGAACCTTCTAGAACGCCCACTCGGGAGCATGGCCTTTGCCTGCTGACGGGTGGGCGTTGCCGTTTGTCAGGGGGAGCCTGCGCCGCCCTCGCCAGGGAGGATGATGCCCACCCCGTCCTCGCCAGCCATCCTGCTTCTGTGAGGCGCAGCGCTTTTCCGGTCGAGATCACCGGGATGGTGATGACCTGAAAGGGAGCGGGCAGGGCATTGCCAGCGTTCCACTGACGAGCGGCGCCTCTCGACTGACCGGAGCGGCGGCCTGGCGGAAAACCGCCTTTGTCGCTTCCACCAAAGATATTCGACCCTACCTCTTTCCAAAACGGCGATATAGTTTATATGTGAACTATATCTTTGGCCGGTGCGGATCCCTGCGGATTCTCGGCACCGGAATCCGATCTGGGAGAGTCCGAATGCCGGTCTACAAGGCCCCCGTCGAAGACGTCACATTCCTTCTGAACGACGTGTTCCCGATTGAGCGGTACAACAATCTGCCCGGTTTCGCCGATGCGACGCCCGACATGGTCGAGACGATCCTCTCTGAGGGTGCCAAGCTGTGCGAGGAGGAGTTCGCGCCCCTGAACCTGTCCGGCGACCAGGAGGGCTGCACCCGCAATCCGGATGGCTCGGTGACGACGCCGAAGGGCTTCAAGGCGGCCTACGATGCCTATGCGGCGGGCGGTTGGATGGGGCTCGCGGCGCCGGAGGAATACGGCGGGCAGGGACTTCCCTCCGTCCTGAACACCATCATGCAGGAATTCGTCTCCTCGGCGAACCTCGCGCTCGGCATGTATCCGGGCCTGACCCAGGGAGCCATCGCGGCGCTCCTCGTGCACGGGACCGAGGAGCAGAAGCAGACCTATCTGCCGAAGATGGTGGAAGGCGCCTGGACCGGCACCATGAACCTCACCGAGCCCCATTGCGGCACGGACCTCGGCCTTCTCAAGACGAAGGCGGTGCCGAACGGCGACGGCTCCTACGCGATCTCCGGCACCAAGATCTTCATCTCGGCCGGCGAGCACGACATGGCTGAGAACATCGTCCATCTGGTGCTCGCCCGCATCGAAGGGGCGCCGGCCGGCACCAAGGGCATCTCGCTCTTCGTCGTGCCGAAGGTCCTCGTGAATGAGGACGGATCCCTCGGCGATCGCAACGGCGTCTCCTGCGGCTCCCTCGAGCACAAGATGGGCATCCACGGCAACGCCACATGCGTGATGAACTACGACGGCGCGAAGGGCTGGCTCGTCGGCGAGGCGAACCGCGGTCTCAACGCGATGTTCGTCATGATGAACGAGGCGCGGCTCGCGGTCGGCGTCCAGGGATTGTCGCAGTCCGAGGTCGCGTATCAGAACGCCGTGACCTATGCGAAGGACCGCCTCCAGGGCCGTTCGCTCACGGGTGCGAAGTTCCCCGACAAGCCGGCCGATCCGATCATCGTGCATCCGGATGTGCGCCGCACGCTTCTCTCGATCAAGGCCTTCAACGAGGCGGCGCGCGCGCTCGTCGTCTGGACGGGCCTCAACAGCGATATCGCGCATCGCTCGTCCGACGATGCGCAGCGCCAGACCGCCGAAGACTACATGGGCCTGATGACGCCTGTGGTGAAAGGCGTTCTGACGGATCTCGGCTTCGACAATGCGGTCAAGGCGCAGCAGATGTTCGGCGGCCACGGCTATATCGAGGAATGGGGCATGTCGCAGTTCGTGCGCGATGCCCGCATCGCCATGATCTACGAGGGCGCCAACGGCATTCAGGCCATGGACCTCGTCGGCCGCAAGCTCGGCAAGGACGGCGGACGGGCCGTCATGAACTTCTTCAACGAGGTCGGCGCCTTCTGTCAGGAGAATGCCGGCGACGAGACCATGAAGGCCTACATCGCTCCCCTGCAGCAGGGTCTCGGCCACCTGCAGCAGGCGACCATGTGGTTCATGCAGAACGCCATGGCGAAGC
This region of Microvirga mediterraneensis genomic DNA includes:
- the pdeM gene encoding ligase-associated DNA damage response endonuclease PdeM is translated as MTALLKNKQTTHEIELSGQLALLDLTGAMALPAHDALLVADLHFEKGSSFARRGMMLPPYDTRETLAALSDAVFRFDPKTVIALGDSFHDIGGPDRLGEEERSALAEAQKGREWIWVTGNHDRILPDSIGGQVVEEMALGSLTLRHEPAAGEQAEIAGHLHPVGKVVMRGRATRRRCFLTDGQRCVMPALGAYAGGLNACDAAFKPLFPKGFTAHLIGTERIFAIARAMLCRD
- a CDS encoding nitrilase family protein, giving the protein MMLRCGTVQFHHKADDKGYNMSVVERFAREAAEAQVKILAFPEMCLTGYWHVRNLGRERLEQLAEPVPSGPSTQAILELSKRHDMVIGVGLIERGDDGRLFNTYVVCLPDGQVHRHRKLHAFESDDIASGDSYTVFDTPFGVKVGVLICWDNNLVENARATALLGADIVMAPHQTGGCHSRSPQAMGLIDPALWENRHNDPEAIEAEFRGPKGREWLLRWLPARAHDNGYFLLFANGVGEDDGEVRTGNAMIIDCYGRIINETWKAQDALVVADLDLGLLPLATGRRWIRGRRPELYSLLTEPQGHELAPRQARFSEAPVVKKTG
- a CDS encoding TIGR02186 family protein codes for the protein MRLAGALLILLATMACARAETLITSLSNHRVLINSNYTGTQIAVFGAIERDAQTIARATGYDIVVTVRGPRQFLTVREKERLGPVWINQDQQKFPTAPSYLNVLSSRPITEITSDQLRQRQKIGLGAVINSGDFTLARGGADQPFRDALYRLKAEEGLYLEDERGVTFLTPEIFRAAIALPATAPPGNYDVDVTLFADTVILARTQTHFELVKTGFEEQVGVIARDWSLAYGLTTAAIALFFGWLASTIFRRD
- a CDS encoding TSUP family transporter produces the protein MQIYLPIAEMPVSVLLILGMGAAVGFISGLFGIGGGFLMTPLLIFLGIPPAVAVATQSAQIVASSTTSVLGALRRNALDHKLGAILVAGGFVGSALGVWFFAAARRAGQLDLVIVVSYVTLFTIVGSLMLKESIREFWSRRKGGAVRPRRRAGEHAPYLGWPLRMRFYRSKLYVSIIPIVGLSLFIGFAGALLGIGGGFIVVPALLYVFRVPTNVVVGTSQFQIVCTTLVALILHAVTNQAVDMVLAILLIVGGVFGAQFGARMGRHLRAELFRFLLAILLLAVGLRFGLELVMKPEEPFSITVQEVRT
- a CDS encoding SEL1-like repeat protein, with amino-acid sequence MRRPVFSRPSDLDLNARELIAAAARRAGMSLDEWTASVLEGAQGKPVSSPRRAGSDLDSVIPRVSPSPRSPSRQDYESLMAAVAQEGERQAKDQAAQTAIALESMAHWIEQAEIRLNEATRGSADQQDRIAAVLSQALASLKNRLDSVERKVTAERASPARIEFPMEEALKALAPVSETLTGLRADMSRLTAHLEQPHSFWAPAVEGIRTEIDGLRAGIESLATRDEIAALGAALGSIGKELEQGPTTKDLRTLASSITVLYEQVQSLSEDVSDGLHRRIGREIDQIKGKIDALASTGVDRSVVDFLSGQIVDMRQDLAHRAEPQQIARLSDDIGTISRQLSELRLHQVSKSDFTALKTSLDDVCSALYVTATAQETSKVPEQLETLSRRIDALVRRPDPVSTDLAPISAQLALLTERMANLSESRVGGSETLTGTIERLTSRIDAVAERETASHEPLMRRFDRIEQELRELARQPDATGMAQMLRSIDEKLERTPPHPAGLDNLERQIRTLTERFEQVPGEALHTVLTEATGHLRSLQDEAVGIAERAARTVLNDIRPSLPATGDLDVLKHGFVELKALHNRSDRKTQETLRAVHDALEALVSRLPNETAISIAGAVGSSPSLGVEPLQPADRLEAAVRRLHAATLTQIEETAPAPLDKISREPSMAQAPDVAPEPDLGTVRADFIAAARRAVQNTAPELQPAARASSWEAKFADTEEPESDDFLPPPGSFFERLRRSLDNRRRPLLFGLAFLILAAGTYQILSVTQNLQDLSLVPASVQAPAQPAPAMRADEAGNPPAAEETNLFQSSSLATGSIPSDPVPAGQFLVDPATIDGIPADTPAALQHAALSGDAAALYELASRAAEGRGMARDAKAAARLFERVAQAGLPPAQERLAMMHEKGEGVPLDLKQAAFWYERAALGGNIRAMHNLATVLASGKNGKPDYAAALRWYAEAAEYGLRDSQYNLGVLLARGIGARPDRSKAYRWFSLAADQGDPEAGQKREEIAVFMSQAEIKAAKAALELWRPRTADPVANKPPGAAQGQTAVLDRTPGNRS
- a CDS encoding MerR family transcriptional regulator — protein: MNQFLITPNVDETGEGTKSYTIGDLAREFGVTLRTLRFYEDRGLLSPRRDGTARIYDARDRERLSVILKGKQLGFTLTEIRAMVAEERSGAGAAMNLKLSLDQIESQIQHLEQQKKEIEEALAELQARRAGLAAAA
- a CDS encoding acyl-CoA dehydrogenase C-terminal domain-containing protein; the protein is MPVYKAPVEDVTFLLNDVFPIERYNNLPGFADATPDMVETILSEGAKLCEEEFAPLNLSGDQEGCTRNPDGSVTTPKGFKAAYDAYAAGGWMGLAAPEEYGGQGLPSVLNTIMQEFVSSANLALGMYPGLTQGAIAALLVHGTEEQKQTYLPKMVEGAWTGTMNLTEPHCGTDLGLLKTKAVPNGDGSYAISGTKIFISAGEHDMAENIVHLVLARIEGAPAGTKGISLFVVPKVLVNEDGSLGDRNGVSCGSLEHKMGIHGNATCVMNYDGAKGWLVGEANRGLNAMFVMMNEARLAVGVQGLSQSEVAYQNAVTYAKDRLQGRSLTGAKFPDKPADPIIVHPDVRRTLLSIKAFNEAARALVVWTGLNSDIAHRSSDDAQRQTAEDYMGLMTPVVKGVLTDLGFDNAVKAQQMFGGHGYIEEWGMSQFVRDARIAMIYEGANGIQAMDLVGRKLGKDGGRAVMNFFNEVGAFCQENAGDETMKAYIAPLQQGLGHLQQATMWFMQNAMAKPDNAGAGATDYMHLFGLVALGYMWARIAKAAQTKKAQGNGVAAKMDAKLLTGRFFMERMMPETGMRLARISAGADTTMALPMEAF